A segment of the Gossypium hirsutum isolate 1008001.06 chromosome D10, Gossypium_hirsutum_v2.1, whole genome shotgun sequence genome:
TCCTTCTCAACTTTGAAATATGCAACACCAAAATGCAGTAAACAATCTAAATGTTTTAAGATGCCTCACCTTTCAACATTTATGTGTAGAAAGATGAGGCTCACACCTTCAACTGCCTCCGGGACAGGATACCGACTTTGTAGAAACGCATGCCGGGTTGATTTTGATAGCGACTAGTTGGACTCGTTTCCATGCTCGAGAAGGCTTTCAGTGTTATAACTGCTTCCCCAAGCCCTTTCTTTCCAAATTCGTTCCACTTCAACGAATGTCAAGCCCTTGGTCTCCGGCACATACACAATCACAAAAACCACTGCAAGCAAAGCTATGCCAGCGAGAATCAAGAAAGTAACACCAGTTCCCAGTGCTTCAGCAATTGTAAGAAAAGTCTGGGCCACaatcaaatttgaaatccaattCACGGTAGCCGACATGCCCCCACAGATCCCTCGGTATTGCTCAGGGTATATCTCTGAGTTCACAGTCCATGGAACAGGCCCCATTCCAGGTGCGAAGAATGCAATGTAGAGGGCTAATCCAATGACTGCCAGCCATCCATAAATTCCATTAGAAGAACCAGGTGTTTCAGCAAAGAAAGCCCCAGCAAGGATGACAAGGGACACGATGACACCGGATAAGCTTGAAAGAGCCAGCTTTTTCCTTCCAAAATGATCGATAAGGTAAATGCCGACAACAGTTCCTCCTGCATTCATGGCAGCGACAATGAGAGACAGCAGAAGTGCTAGCTGATTGGAATTGAAGCCAGCCATCTGGACGATTGTTGGGCTATAGTACATAACTGTATTGATGCCAGTGAACTGCTGAAAAGCCTACAAATAGAAGACATAAAGGGCCATGAGTCATGATAAGTGCACTTGGAATTAGACAAAGTGGTGTCTCAAGCAATGACACGATTTACCAGTTGATTTTCTAGAACATAATATAGAAGAAAAACTTAATTCCAATAGGCAACACAATCTAAAAGAATGTCAATGATAGAGTTCTTACCTGCAGTCCTGCCCCAGCCAGAAAAGCAAGTCTAATTTCTTTTGTTCTAAAAACATCCAAATATCTGACAGTATGCTTTCTCTGCTGTTCTTCTTCTAGTGCAGCAGAAAGGTGATCCACTTCATCTTCTAACCGAGCAATGTCATAAATTTTAGAAAGCACAGCTATGGCTTTATCTTTCTCATTCTGTACAATATGATGAGATGGTTCATTAAAGGAGTATACAGAATCAACAAAGATATTCCCCCGAAGTACTACACGTACCTTCATGAAAAGCCATCGTGGAGACTCGGGCAAACATAGCATAAGGAAGAACTGAATGACAGCTGGCACAGCTGAAACTCCAAGCATCCATCTCCAAGTTCCTTGAACCTGTTCGCGTAACAATGTTTTAGACAGCTAGTAGTGGTACTTGAAAACATTTTGGAGTGCATGAAGTCCTATGATGCATAAATGCCCGGTAACATTCGGACCGATccttcacacattcatattcttcTCTCATCTCTAAGAACATTAAGAACTCAAAACTCGTATATCCAGATTTAAACGGATATGATTTCAACTAGTTATGCTAACAGAATCAAATGTTATTTCTCTTAAGATGCTTCGATTTGTTTTACAAAACCACGGGTCTCTACTAGCAGAAAATGCAATAAGCTTAGTCCCCATAGCCTCGAAATTGGATCTATATTTTGAGATCAAACTAGAAGGCCTTAGCTCTGAGTGGACAATTAGCCCAAAAAAGAAATGGCTTCAGAAAGAGGGTAACAAAGCTTCTGAACACACTTTCTAAATTCTGGTTTTCGTTTCATTATCACACATTTTATGGGAACATGGAACACATTTAATCTACATTGCATCATAGTTAAGAATCACGTGCCATGGAAAAATTTAGTTTACAAGGTAAAATTCAACATGCTGAAAAAAATCGTTGCGCATGCATAACCCAACTAGCAGGAAAGAACGAGTGAGTTCCATCAGTGATGTGAGTTCCATCAGTGATGTTTCCGTTCAAGACCAATAAAATGCAAACCCTGTATTAATATCTGGGATACGGTGTCTCCAAAACTGCAAAATTGAAAACCCTTTCACTCTGGCAGAATAATGAACGTGCATAAATAGAACAATATTACTCTacttttccaagaaaataaacaACAATTACCTCAGAGAACTGGTATTACTTAGAACACAATTTGAGGGCTACCTAATCAAGTATTTATTCAACTCGTTAACAACCACAAAAAGAGattctaaaattatgaaaaagttatCATCATTGATTTATTAACCAGTAATTTAACAAGCACATTCAGCAGTCTATACCATTTGAACCATCCTAGTAAGTTCAACATCTACAGAAGTCAGCTAAAGCTTGTTAATCCAACCATTTATTAGCTTCATTCACCACCAGCCTTGTGAATATTGAACTTCTAAAGCAAACAAATGCATTTGAGCAAGATAATTGGAGAATTTATTTTCAGTTCTGatagaaaaacatttttttaaagcaaaatagGGAAATCCTACTTTTCTTAAAATAGCAATTTTTTcgtaaatgaaaatataataatattttacagATATCATAATTGTCATCACAtaatgtgtgtgtgtgtatattgGCTCAAGCAGATGAAACCAAATGAAGTAGGAAGACAAGCTGACCTGTGTAAAAGCAAGATTTACAAGGTAGGAAAGAAACTGTCCACCAGTTATCATAAGCACATTTGTGCTAACTAGCCCACCCCTTACTTCCGAAGGTGATGCTTCAGCAATATATACGGGAGCGGTCACAGAGGCAGTACCCACACCTAGGCCAACTAAAAGGCGTCCCAATATCAGCACATACGGATCGGGTGCAGCGGCCATGACAATTGCTCCAGCAGTAAAGACAACATCTGCAAGAAGAGTAGCCTTCTTACGTCCATAAGCATCGTTAATCCAACCCCCAGATGCAGCTCCAATCATTGCACCAACCAAGGCCATGCTGACAATAGTTTCCTGCCAACTAAAAGAATCAGGATGTTTCCAAACATGGAAAGATTTGGAATTTAACAACATATTTGCATGTTAACCAACATTAGGAGTTATACAAGATACCGAGTTTAAAGGCCAGTGGAACTATAAGCCCTCCAAATCACCCAATTGCTCCCCTTCTGCACCTTTTGCAAACACAAAATTTGCCTTTTCTTTTAAGAGGGATTAGAATCGCCTATCCCAATCAACTAAAACCTAGCAACTGCATGTACACACAAGCTCTCATGTTTAGGGGTCATGGGGCCCCTCCCAATCCCCTAATTGCTCCCCTTCTGCACCTTTTTCAAACACAAGATTTGGCTCTTTTTTTACAGGATTAGAATCGCCTATCCAGTCAACTGAAAGCTAGCAGCTGCAAGCACACACAAGCTATTTTACTCAGACTCGAGGATAAGTTTTGGATATGGGTATGTGCCTGAAACAGGTATGTGCAGTTTTTTTCCAAGAGTTCCATGTACTCAGAGGATCCTATCCCCATACCATGTCTGAGCATGTGTCGAACACAAGTGCTTCGGGAAAAAATGAAGAGTTGCCTTATCACAACACACAAGATCCAACAAGAAGTTGCCTGTGGGGATCTGCTAACAAAGTCCTCATCATTAACACCATTTCTTCCTCCCCCACTCAATCAATcataaacaaaaggaaaaaataaaaatttctttggtttctttctttttcatgctCTTTTATGACTGAAGTAAGTTTAGTATTTCAGAACACCTTTACAAGTTCATAATACCTGCAGGAAACTACTCTGCCTGACGATCTCAAAGTCATCTTTTATGTAAAGAAGGGCCCCTGATATTACACCTGCAATAATTATCATTTCCGAATGAGAACATGTTCCCAGAGAAATTAAACAGAAGAAGGAAATGAAGAGAATCATGTGTTCCTGTTTTGTTCAGTTGAATATCTGATACTGCTTAAAGAAGTCCAGATAACATAATGCAGAAGCAATGAGCTAGATTAACAGTTTTAAGGGTTTTTTAAGTTGCAAAAGCTCAATTGAATTGaggaattaaaagaaaatcaatCATGTAATCGTGTTAGACTAAGAGTGTTTCTTTCTTTGacaccagatttaagaccaaaaATGTCTTTActcaatcttttttcttttcctggTTCACAAAACCTTCAATGTCTAAGATCAGTTCAATTCTGCTGCTACAATCCAGACAATCAAACAAAACTTAGTTTAATCAAttgaaacataaaaatatttgtcATTAGATGACCGGACATTCAAACAAAACTTGGTTTCATCTATAGAAATATACAAATCTTTGTCATCGGATGAACCAGACTAAACAATAAATCTCATgatgagcaaaaaaaaaaaaacaaaggtcaGAAATAAGGGTTGAAAGGGATTTAATACCTGTGTCATAGCCAAAGAGCAAGCCACCAATTCCAGCAATTA
Coding sequences within it:
- the LOC107914702 gene encoding inositol transporter 1, encoding MTLESLPGSSGYLDLFPERRMSYFSNPYVLGLTVIAGIGGLLFGYDTGVISGALLYIKDDFEIVRQSSFLQETIVSMALVGAMIGAASGGWINDAYGRKKATLLADVVFTAGAIVMAAAPDPYVLILGRLLVGLGVGTASVTAPVYIAEASPSEVRGGLVSTNVLMITGGQFLSYLVNLAFTQVQGTWRWMLGVSAVPAVIQFFLMLCLPESPRWLFMKNEKDKAIAVLSKIYDIARLEDEVDHLSAALEEEQQRKHTVRYLDVFRTKEIRLAFLAGAGLQAFQQFTGINTVMYYSPTIVQMAGFNSNQLALLLSLIVAAMNAGGTVVGIYLIDHFGRKKLALSSLSGVIVSLVILAGAFFAETPGSSNGIYGWLAVIGLALYIAFFAPGMGPVPWTVNSEIYPEQYRGICGGMSATVNWISNLIVAQTFLTIAEALGTGVTFLILAGIALLAVVFVIVYVPETKGLTFVEVERIWKERAWGSSYNTESLLEHGNESN